The DNA segment ATCAGGTCCCACAGATACCAGCGCCATTTTTCTCCGCACAGCAGACGGCGGTGCATGATATGAACCGGGACGATCAGATAGCCTATGTTCAGCGCAACCCATGCCCCGGCTGCGCCGATTGCACCATAGCGGGAGGTGGCCCAGAATATGGCAGGGACAAGGATAATCATGGCTGCGATGTTGTTTTTTATGCCTAGACTCAGCCAGCCGTAAGCGACCTGGAGATTATAGGGGAAATGCAGCAGGCAGTTGATCATGGTGCCCAGGGCCAGCAGGGCAACCAGTGGCGCGATATCCAGCGCCAGCTTCGGGTTGCCTGTCCAGAGCGCCACCACCTGTTCCCCGAACACGATCAGGATCATTGCCGCTGAACCGACAAGCACGCTCACCATTTGAGCCCCGCAATGATAAACCCCGATCAGGCCTTTTTCGTTACCTGTCGTGATGAGGTCAGTCAGACGGGGAAAAAAGGCCTGGTCAATCGGGGATACTATATAGGTAAGGATGGAAACTACCGTGTTCGCGAGACAGTAGCAGCCGAATGCTTCCAGGCTCAGAAGCTTTGAGAGGATCACCTTGTCCACCTGAGTGAGCAGCAATGAGAGAAAGGTGATCGCAACCATTCCGGCAGCGAAGCGCCAGATGTTCAGGAGCGCAGATTTGGAAAATCTGGCCTGTAGAGGAGATTTGGGCAAGGCTCTGTACACTGCTGCCATGAAGATTGCGACTGTGGCGATGGAAATCAGCCCCTGCCAGATAAAAAAAGCTTTAATCGTCGGGGAAACCCAGACCAGGATCCCGACAGCTCCCAGCCCCCGGACTGTAGCCATGAAACTCATTACTGCATTAAGCATCACCTGCCGCTGCAGGCCGACTATGCTGCTGCGATAGATGCCTTCCACAAACCGCAGCGCAGTAACTATCCCCATCACGGCAAAGGCCTGTGCTACGGTTTCGACAGGAAGTTTTTCCGCCCGCAGCCAGCCTGAAGCCAGCCAGCCAGAGGCAGCCCAGATGGAGAGGGCGGTCACGCCTGCGATCGTGAATGCAATGACTTCAATGCTGCGCAGAAGATCGCGGATGGATTGAGAATCATGCCCACCTCCTTTGAAGCGAGCCATTTCCCGGCTGAGAGTCGGGGTCATCCCCATGTCGAGCAGGGTCAGCCAGGCCTGCAGCATGGCAAAGATCCCGATCAGGCCATATGACTCCATGCCCAGATACTTGATGTAGAGCGGGACAAACAGCAGTCCCATCAGGGCTGTCCAGCCCTGGCCGAAATAATTGGCGATAATGTTTTTTTTAAGCAGAGTCATCTGAAATTCCGATTATTCACTCCATCTTCTCAAGATCACACCATAACTTCAAATAGCCGTCTTCAGGGAAAAAATAATGATAGTGATGGGGATTTCCCCTGGTATCAGACCTCCACAAAGGAGAAGTCCCATATAGCTTTCTGATGGATTCGGCAGCCGCTTTTTTCTCTGATTCCGTCTCTGCATTCAAACTGGCCTGGAATTCCAATCCGGATTCGCCCAGTGACTCTAAAAAGACATGTGCCGGGGATACGGTTTTTCCTGCGTATCTGCCGGTCCATTCTCTTTTGGTTTTCGGAAGGTTCAGCACCTGATTGAAAGCGTCATCCCAGCTGTCCACCATCTTTTCCAGGGAAAATCTGCGCCTGGCAGCGGCTCTTGCATTGTCGGACAGTTTTCTGCGCAAATCAGGGTTCAGGTATAATTCTTCAATCGCAGCTGCGTATGATTCTTCGCCTGCCGCGACTATCCCGGTCACATGGTCGTCAACAATGTAGCGTTCAGTCATGTTCGAAAGAACTACAGGCGGTACGCCCGCTGCCATGCTTTCGCAGAGGGACTGCTCGCAAGTGCCGTAATGATACGGCGCAAGAGGATAGCCGAACACGTCAAATTCTGACAGATACTGATTGATGCTGCCGACATAGCCTGTAAAAGTAAAGCGCTTTCCCATTTCATACTGCAGGGATTCTTCCTGAATCTTCCGTTCACTCGGTCCGCCAACGATCACAAAATGAACATCAGGTATCTTCACCAGGCTGCTCATTTTTAAAAAGCCAGGGTGCATTTTGCTGTAATCGACTGTGCCGATATAACCGATTCTGTATCCTGAATGAGGTTTCGGCATGATTGAGGCGACATGCTCGATGCCGCCGGTTGACCAGATTACCCGCAAGGCCTTCTGCCGTGCGTCAGGCAGTTTTTTTACTTCCTGAGTGTCTCTGCTGAAAGGCGATGTGAACACGAAAAGATCAGGATAGTTGAGCGCAGGCCTGCTGAACACATACGGAGCGTGAAATCCTGAGATGTGGCTCCAGAAAATGATCCGTGCGGGAGGCAGGGATTCACGCACCAGAAATGCATTTAAAAGAGGATGATTCCACCAGTGAACCAGGACAATGTCCGCTTTTTCAACCTCAGCCATAATTCCATCGTGATTGGAGGACATCTTGTCTGACAGGGAAAATCCAGAGACCTGCGCAGCAAGAATCGCTTTTTCGTTCGCATATTCGAGGCAGATGACTTTGTGGGAAAAACCGGTTCCTTTAACTTTTTCGAGGTAATTCAGAAGAACTCTCCCCACACCTCCGCCTAGATGTGGAGTTATGTGCAGGATTTTTATCTCTTTCATTTCCGCCTGCGCCCAGTCCTCATATTTTCACCCGTTTCAGATATCCGTCCGGCGAACCGGTCAGGACCAGCTTGGAATCTATTGTTTTATCGATTACAAAATCATGATTTTCGGTTAAATATTGCCTGACTGCGGTTTTTGGGTTGTTGCCTTTTTTCCAGGGCCGGTTGGCAGTCATGTATTCAGGCGCGTCTTCAATCACAGTGTCTCCCACCATGCAGTAACTGCCGAGACTTACCAGAGGCGCATATGCCCTTAGTTCGGCCAGGACATGATCATGGGTATGGTTGCTGTCCAGGCAGACCAGCACTCTTTTTTTCTTAGCTGCAAACTCTTTCACTTTCGCGATGATCTGTCCATCGCTGCTTGACCCTTCCAGCATGGTGATCATCCTGCTGAGCGGGTGGGCTTTGAGAGCGGCCTTGTTATGGGCTCGGATCTCAATATCGATCCCCAGCACCTGCCCGTTCTCGATCAGACCGCACGCTTCAAGAATCGCCAGCATCGAAGCGCTGAAAACCAGAGACCCGCCCCAGGCGATCCCGGTTTCTATGATGAGGTCAGGCTTTGCTTCCCAGATGATTTCCTGCAGGGCCTGCAGATCCTGCGGGATTTGAATTATGGGTACGCCCAGCCAGAAAAAATTGAACACATAATTGGTCTTGCCGACGCCGATCTGCTCGAAAAATGCCCGGGATGCATCCTGAAGAGGTTTGTTGTCTTGATAAGTTGCGGTTCTCTCGATCGCTTCCTCACGAAACTGCTCAATCGGATTTTTCAATTTCACTTTCCTCCATCAGCTCTCTTTTGCTCAGCAATAACAGTACAGCACAAAATCGCCAAATATCGGCGCGTGCAGCCTTAGGCTGAATTTATACTCAGGCACCAGGCTCCGCACAAACTCGGCCACTTCGATCAGATCGCTCGGGTAATGGTACACGCAGATGGCCAGTTTAGGTTTGAAGCGGCTGATCGTCGCCTGCGCCCCTTTGAGAAGCTCCATTTCCATGCCTTCAACATCGGCTTTGATGAATGTGACAGGCTTGCCTTTTAAAAATGAATCCAGAGCATAGACTTCGATGCTGTCTGAATTGTGCTTATCAAGATCTTCTGCAGTCAATCCGTGCCTGAGCGGTGAATCATCTACGAAAGAAAACATCCGGCGTCCATTCTGATCTGCAAGTCCAGCCCTGACTGCGGTTATATAATCTTCCCCTATCGCCCACTCGGATTTAAGCCTGGAAATTCTCTGCTCCATTGCCTGGAACTGCCTGCTGCCCGGTTCAAAAGCGTAGAGATGCCTGAAAGTACCTAGATTCTCCCAGAAGAAGCGCTCAACCGTATCCCCGACAAAAGCGCCTGCGTCGACAAAAATTTCATCGAAGTTACCGCTGAATTCCGGCAGAGCGAAATACATGTCTTTTTCCATCACAGAGAGACAACTGTCCAGCGAACTTGTCAGCATTGCAGTCAGAATCGCGTTGTAAGTCTCAACTGATTTTCCGTCAGTGAAGAAGTTGTCCCGCACAAAGCTGAACTTATGATAATTCCTGACAACATAGTACCCATCGAAAGAGATCAGGTTGTAATTTTGACCGGCCATGGCGCTTTGAACGCTTTTCACCGCATGCCTGGCTGCGATGAAAATCGAGGGTGTTGAGGCTGCTGCCGGGTCAGTCGGCAGTATCACAGGGATTCCATGGATTTTAGTGCCGGTTTTCTTTTGATCTCTGTCAATGAAGTGAGTTACAGTCGCTCCAATGGATTGAAGATAAGAAACCGCCCAGGTTCCCACAAACCCGGCTCCATAGATTGCGACTCCGCGGCTGAAATCTTTTTCTACTTCCAGAGCGAGAGGCGTCATCCGCTTCACCAGCAAATCAACTGAAGCTGTTTTATACAATGTTTCAGGCAGCATCTGTCTCCTCCCTGTTACTCATCTCAAGCGAATAATTGCCTCTTTGGGCCAGCCAAGCAAAAGCGCAGCCTGTTCGATTTCAGCTCCGAACAGATAAGGAGCGACTATCAATGTCCCGTTTCTGGGAACTGCCGCAGGATCTACGACAGGAGTCCCTTTGTAAGTGCATTTCTGCTTGATCCTGCTTGAATCACATAATCTGAATTGCTGTAAATTCATCAAAGGCAGCAAGCTGAAAAGCTCAGCCGAACATCCCCAGAATGTCGGGAGCGAAATCCGTGAGCAGAATTTCTGAACTTTCAGCGCCTGGGTCTTCAATTCTTCTTTTGACCGGACAGTGAATGAGGCGATCTGCCTTTTGCATTTGCCCGTGCTTTTCTTCCGGCCTCCCTTGCGTGCCAGTATGATCAGCGAAGGATAGGAAAATTCAGGGGTTGGCAGCATGTTTCTGCTGATGCTGATGGTGTTGAAGCCATTCCTGCCTAACGCATTGCAGATAGAGTCAGGCGAATAATGATAAACATGTTCTCTGATGCTCAGCCAGAAAGCAGAACCGATCGGATAGTCTTTGTATTTTTCCGCATCAGGGACCTCGATCATCAGATAACCTGTCCTCGACAACACGCGGAAAGCTTCTTCCAGCACTTTATTTAAAGCTACTATGTGTTCCAGCACGTGAAAATAAGTTAAAAGAGACTGCGATCCGTCGGCAAAGGGGAGCGAGACTGCCTGGCCCTCTAAGAAATCAATCCGTTTGCCACGTGTTCCGGCAGATTCGTCTAAACCGGGAATGCTTTTAAGGTCAATGTCGACACCCTGGCAATGGCCTTGCCAGTTGTTTTTTTTCAGCCAGATCAGAAACCCGCCCCTGCCGCAGCCGATGTCTGTGACTGGGGTATCAGACAAGCCGGAATCTGAGAGGATCTCTGTATAGCATTTGAATTTTGTGATGTTTTCCGGAGCCAGGATGTTGAAATGGGTTTTTTCAAAATACGAGCATTCATTGGCATAAAAATGAGCCAGGTCCTGATCTTTAATGTTTGAATTATAGACCAGTCCGCAATCCGGGCATTCAAACAGTCGGGCCGTGTAATTGAAGATGGAATCATTCAATCCGCTGTATTCCCAGTCCAGGAGATAGCGGGAATTTCCTTCACAGGCCGGGCATTTCAGAATCAGCTCGCAAGCGCTCATGGCCGGCATTCCTTTTCATAACCGCCGAATTTCTGCAACAGCATCTCCCTGTAGGAATCAATGTTGTCCACCTGGCAGTAATGCAGATGCCCGCAACTGCTGCAGATGGCGTTATCGCAACGCTTGCCCTCAAGATGCTGCCTCCGCAGGGCATTGAATCTTTCCGAATGCCAGATGTTTTTCAGCGATTCTGATCCGGCATCGCCCACAATCAGTTTCTGCGCCCAGTCAGGGCAGCAGGCACTGATCGTGCCGTCCGCGTTCACAGCAGCAGCATAGAAAATATAGGAACAGGTATCTTTTTTCTGCAAGGCCTGCTTATATTGCCCTTCTGCTTCGGCTATTTTAATGCCTGAATGCTCCTCAATATCAAAAAAAGGCCAGATCGGTGCAATGTCTTCAATGAAAATGCGGTCGCAGAAATTCCCGAAAGTATTGAAGAATTCCTTCTTCTGATCTTCGCTCAGATAATTTCCCGGTATCTTGATCGTCACTTCGCAGTTTCCCCGATTCGGATAGAGCCACTGGATATTCTCCACCAGTTTTTCGAAGTCGATCTCGAATCCGGCATACTTGAGATACTGCTCCCTGTTCATGCCTTCCACAGAGATGTTCAACCTGTCCAGGCCTGCTTCAATCAGCCGGCTCATGTTTTCGTGCGTAAAAAGAGATCCGTTGGTAGCGAGATCAATGTGTTCCACAGTTCCGCTCTGTTTGGCGCAACAGATCATTTCAGAAAGATTCCTGTTGAGCAGCGGTTCCCCGATTTTATTCAGGCGCAGGACTTTGACAGGCTTCTCAAATTCGGCGAGATCGTGGATCACCTTTTTGAACAGTTCAAGGCTCATCACACTTCTTGGATAGCCTGATTTGCTGATCATGTCCTTATGCCCGGACGGACAGAACAGGCAATGGAAATTGCAGGCGCTGGACGGATCCAGGTAAAGCAGGAACGGGGTCTCTAGAGGAATCACATCCTGCAGAGGGACATGTTTTTCCAGATCCAGTTTTGATTTTAGCTGCGCTTTCATCAGTTTATTTCTCCTCTGATTTGTTGCTGCGCTCGACCGGAACAGCATAAAACACAGCCCCTGTCCCGCCCCATGAATGCAATCTGAAATAATATTCATAATCCATAGTGTTGCTCATCACAAACTGCGGTGTGGCAAGCACTCCGTCTGAATTATGATAAACAGTTGCTGCCACAATCGGGCGGTACCTCCGGATTGTATCTGTTGCGCCTTTCAATGCTGCCAGCTCTCCGCCTTCCAGATGCATTTTAATCAAAGTGGCACTGAGATTCAAACTGTCCAGTCTGACTGTCTCAACCAGATCAAGGCCATTTTTACTTAATTTCGATGCAAAATCAAATCCCTGGCAGAACTTTTCTCTGCCGTTCCTGTCGCTCAGGCCGCATTTGATGAAATTGAGATTTGCAACATGATTCAAGTTAGCCTTAAGCAGCTCGAAATTAATGCCGTCAGGTTCAATTGCAGAGATCTCTCTGTATTTATTGCGGACTGTTTTTAAGAATTTTTCCGTGACAGATCCCTGATGCGCCCCGCAATCCACAAAAACCTCGTCTTCCCTCAGTACACCGGTGATTTCCCGGATGAAAAAGCGATTGTCATTGTTTATTTCCAGATTAAATAATAATTCTATCCTTAGTTTCCTCCAGGCCAGAAATTGAAGATAATGCAGCCTGGAAGCATCATCAGCAAAAGCAGAAAAAACTGTTCTGACAGACTCCCGGTCACTCTGGTTTACTTTACCCAGAAACCAGCCATTGCTGATCGGGTAACGACAGGAATACGCTTCACTGACATCGTAAAATAAAGCAATGTCTTCCCAGCCTGTGGCTTTGAGTTCATCCCGCAGAGCGATCAGCGGGATTGTTACAATACAGATTACAAGCAATGAGTTTTTCTTATCTGCCGCACTTACCTGATCCGGATGGATCACACTGGTATCCTGCCAGAATTTGTCTGTTTTACAGGCGGCTGCATTTTTATCCACTACATATGAAAACTGCAGGTTCAAATGGTTAAAAAACTTTTTAGCCATTTTGCCAAGTTTCCCTGCACCATAAAGTACAACCGGCTTATCTACCTTCCGCGGTTTAAGCTCAGGATCTGCTGTCAGGATGCTTTCCAGGAGATTTTCAGTCCGGCAAAGAGCAGGGGTTACTGCGCTGTACGGCTTTAAACGCAGCGCATTCCTGCTCATTTATCTCTCAATTTATCAAGCAGCATCTCTGCAAATTCATCGATGTCATCCGGCTGGCCGTGCGAGAGCTGGCCGCATTCACAGCACACCTGATGGCTTTTCCGTTTTTTCGAGAGAAACATTCTCTGATATTCTCTCAGCCTCTCTCCTGACCAGATGCCTGTTACTCTTTCGGTTTTCGCGTTTCCGACAATCAATTTTCTGGACCAGTCCAGAAAGCAGATACTGGCAGTGCCGTCTGAATTGATTGAGAATGAATAGAAAACATAGGGACAGACCAGCACTTCCTTTATTTTCTGGCCATAGATCCCGTATTCCTGATTGACCTCCACACCTTTAAGCTCGAATTCAGGCCAGCAGGACATGATATGCTCGATGTAAACTCCGTCAGCGATATCCCCGAATATCTCATAAAACCTGGTTTTGTCATCTTCTGACAGGATGTCGCCGTTGATTTTGACGATGATCTCACAGTTTTTTTTATGCTCGTAAAGATGTCGGATGTTCTCCACCAGCTTTTCAAAATCGACTTTGCACTTGGAAAATTCCCTGTACTGCTCAGCATTGATGCCTTCAATGGAAATATTGATCCGATCAAGGCCTGCCTCGATGATTTCAATGTTTCTGGCTGGATTCAATAAGACCGCATTGGTGGTAGTGTCGATCCTGTCTGCGCATTTCGATCTTTTCGCATAACCGACCATTTCTGCAAATCTCGGATTGAGCAAGGGTTCGCCGTCTTTATAGAGGCGCAGCACTTTGATCGGTTTTTCAAACCCGCAGATATCGTCTATGATTTTTTGATAGAGTTTAAAATCCATTGCTCCGTGGTTCCGGCCCAGGGTCTTTTTCATCAGGTCCCTGTCGCCTGTCGGGCAGAATTTGCACTGGAAATTACAGGTGTCAGCAGGGTCGACATTGATGATAAAGGGAACGCTTAAAGGGATCACAGTCTCTAATTTCGTTCTGTTTACAAGATCGATCCGGGGTTTTATCTTTGCTTTCATTTATCGCGCTCAAATCCCAGCTGTAATTACTTCCAGACCTTCCAGGGTGCCTGGTTTTTCTGCCAGAGCTCTTCCAGGTGTACTTTATCCCGCAGTGTATCCATCGGCTGCCAGAACCCTGTATGCTGATAGGCGGACAGCTGGCCGTCAGCAGCCAGCCGTTCCAGCGGGTCCCTTTCCCAGACAGACAGATCGCCTTCGATATAGCGGAAAATATCCTGGTTTAAAACAAAAAAGCCGCCATTGATCCAGCTTCCATCACCCAGGGGCTTTTCCTTGAAACTGGTTATTTTATGCTGATTGATGGAGATTGAACCGAATCTGCCTGGAGGCTGCACTGAGGTCAGCGTGGCTGCAGTGCCCTGCTGTTTATGGAATTTCACCAGCTTGTCGATCTCGATATTCGCAACACCATCGCCGTAAGTGAAGCAGAAGCAGTCTTCATTTTTCAGATACTTCTGCACCCGTTTCAACCTCCCGCCTGTGTTCGTATTTTCCCCTGTATCGACCAGCGTGACCCGCCAGTCTTCAGAGTTGTTCTGATGCACTTCCACCTGGTCGGATTTCATGTCGAATGTCACGTCAGACATGTGCAGGCGGTAGTTGGCGAAATATTCCTTGATCAGATAGCCTTTGTATCCGCAGCAGATGATGAAGTCATTGATGCCGTAAAAGCCATAGATTTTCAGGATATGCCAGAGGATCGGCCTGTCCCCGATTTCGATCATCGGCTTGGGTTTGAGATGCGATTCCTCGCTGATTCTTGTGCCCAGTCCGCCTGCCAGGATGACTGCTTTCATTTGAATAAATCTCCTAATTTTCAACTTGTCAGTAGAGTTTTTATGATATCAGGGAGTGTTGGTTCTTTCAACCCGGCGTTTCAGAGGGCCACCCCACAAGGGGCTGAGAGATCGGCCAGGAACATTTACCGAAACCATGATTCAAATTAAAGCTGAAATCGGATACAATGATGCACATGAATCAAAACCTGGCGGCAATGATCGAAA comes from the Candidatus Wallbacteria bacterium genome and includes:
- a CDS encoding oligosaccharide flippase family protein, which produces MTLLKKNIIANYFGQGWTALMGLLFVPLYIKYLGMESYGLIGIFAMLQAWLTLLDMGMTPTLSREMARFKGGGHDSQSIRDLLRSIEVIAFTIAGVTALSIWAASGWLASGWLRAEKLPVETVAQAFAVMGIVTALRFVEGIYRSSIVGLQRQVMLNAVMSFMATVRGLGAVGILVWVSPTIKAFFIWQGLISIATVAIFMAAVYRALPKSPLQARFSKSALLNIWRFAAGMVAITFLSLLLTQVDKVILSKLLSLEAFGCYCLANTVVSILTYIVSPIDQAFFPRLTDLITTGNEKGLIGVYHCGAQMVSVLVGSAAMILIVFGEQVVALWTGNPKLALDIAPLVALLALGTMINCLLHFPYNLQVAYGWLSLGIKNNIAAMIILVPAIFWATSRYGAIGAAGAWVALNIGYLIVPVHIMHRRLLCGEKWRWYLWDLILPLACGAGTVTAFRFMTPAALSKPLEFVWLAAASLTTAAVSTLATTDLRKLILDVLKRRLIHV
- a CDS encoding glycosyltransferase family 4 protein — encoded protein: MKEIKILHITPHLGGGVGRVLLNYLEKVKGTGFSHKVICLEYANEKAILAAQVSGFSLSDKMSSNHDGIMAEVEKADIVLVHWWNHPLLNAFLVRESLPPARIIFWSHISGFHAPYVFSRPALNYPDLFVFTSPFSRDTQEVKKLPDARQKALRVIWSTGGIEHVASIMPKPHSGYRIGYIGTVDYSKMHPGFLKMSSLVKIPDVHFVIVGGPSERKIQEESLQYEMGKRFTFTGYVGSINQYLSEFDVFGYPLAPYHYGTCEQSLCESMAAGVPPVVLSNMTERYIVDDHVTGIVAAGEESYAAAIEELYLNPDLRRKLSDNARAAARRRFSLEKMVDSWDDAFNQVLNLPKTKREWTGRYAGKTVSPAHVFLESLGESGLEFQASLNAETESEKKAAAESIRKLYGTSPLWRSDTRGNPHHYHYFFPEDGYLKLWCDLEKME
- a CDS encoding cephalosporin hydroxylase family protein → MGVGKTNYVFNFFWLGVPIIQIPQDLQALQEIIWEAKPDLIIETGIAWGGSLVFSASMLAILEACGLIENGQVLGIDIEIRAHNKAALKAHPLSRMITMLEGSSSDGQIIAKVKEFAAKKKRVLVCLDSNHTHDHVLAELRAYAPLVSLGSYCMVGDTVIEDAPEYMTANRPWKKGNNPKTAVRQYLTENHDFVIDKTIDSKLVLTGSPDGYLKRVKI
- a CDS encoding FkbM family methyltransferase translates to MLPETLYKTASVDLLVKRMTPLALEVEKDFSRGVAIYGAGFVGTWAVSYLQSIGATVTHFIDRDQKKTGTKIHGIPVILPTDPAAASTPSIFIAARHAVKSVQSAMAGQNYNLISFDGYYVVRNYHKFSFVRDNFFTDGKSVETYNAILTAMLTSSLDSCLSVMEKDMYFALPEFSGNFDEIFVDAGAFVGDTVERFFWENLGTFRHLYAFEPGSRQFQAMEQRISRLKSEWAIGEDYITAVRAGLADQNGRRMFSFVDDSPLRHGLTAEDLDKHNSDSIEVYALDSFLKGKPVTFIKADVEGMEMELLKGAQATISRFKPKLAICVYHYPSDLIEVAEFVRSLVPEYKFSLRLHAPIFGDFVLYCYC
- a CDS encoding class I SAM-dependent methyltransferase, which gives rise to MSACELILKCPACEGNSRYLLDWEYSGLNDSIFNYTARLFECPDCGLVYNSNIKDQDLAHFYANECSYFEKTHFNILAPENITKFKCYTEILSDSGLSDTPVTDIGCGRGGFLIWLKKNNWQGHCQGVDIDLKSIPGLDESAGTRGKRIDFLEGQAVSLPFADGSQSLLTYFHVLEHIVALNKVLEEAFRVLSRTGYLMIEVPDAEKYKDYPIGSAFWLSIREHVYHYSPDSICNALGRNGFNTISISRNMLPTPEFSYPSLIILARKGGRKKSTGKCKRQIASFTVRSKEELKTQALKVQKFCSRISLPTFWGCSAELFSLLPLMNLQQFRLCDSSRIKQKCTYKGTPVVDPAAVPRNGTLIVAPYLFGAEIEQAALLLGWPKEAIIRLR
- a CDS encoding radical SAM/SPASM domain-containing protein — encoded protein: MKAQLKSKLDLEKHVPLQDVIPLETPFLLYLDPSSACNFHCLFCPSGHKDMISKSGYPRSVMSLELFKKVIHDLAEFEKPVKVLRLNKIGEPLLNRNLSEMICCAKQSGTVEHIDLATNGSLFTHENMSRLIEAGLDRLNISVEGMNREQYLKYAGFEIDFEKLVENIQWLYPNRGNCEVTIKIPGNYLSEDQKKEFFNTFGNFCDRIFIEDIAPIWPFFDIEEHSGIKIAEAEGQYKQALQKKDTCSYIFYAAAVNADGTISACCPDWAQKLIVGDAGSESLKNIWHSERFNALRRQHLEGKRCDNAICSSCGHLHYCQVDNIDSYREMLLQKFGGYEKECRP
- a CDS encoding FkbM family methyltransferase; translated protein: MSRNALRLKPYSAVTPALCRTENLLESILTADPELKPRKVDKPVVLYGAGKLGKMAKKFFNHLNLQFSYVVDKNAAACKTDKFWQDTSVIHPDQVSAADKKNSLLVICIVTIPLIALRDELKATGWEDIALFYDVSEAYSCRYPISNGWFLGKVNQSDRESVRTVFSAFADDASRLHYLQFLAWRKLRIELLFNLEINNDNRFFIREITGVLREDEVFVDCGAHQGSVTEKFLKTVRNKYREISAIEPDGINFELLKANLNHVANLNFIKCGLSDRNGREKFCQGFDFASKLSKNGLDLVETVRLDSLNLSATLIKMHLEGGELAALKGATDTIRRYRPIVAATVYHNSDGVLATPQFVMSNTMDYEYYFRLHSWGGTGAVFYAVPVERSNKSEEK
- a CDS encoding radical SAM/SPASM domain-containing protein, giving the protein MKAKIKPRIDLVNRTKLETVIPLSVPFIINVDPADTCNFQCKFCPTGDRDLMKKTLGRNHGAMDFKLYQKIIDDICGFEKPIKVLRLYKDGEPLLNPRFAEMVGYAKRSKCADRIDTTTNAVLLNPARNIEIIEAGLDRINISIEGINAEQYREFSKCKVDFEKLVENIRHLYEHKKNCEIIVKINGDILSEDDKTRFYEIFGDIADGVYIEHIMSCWPEFELKGVEVNQEYGIYGQKIKEVLVCPYVFYSFSINSDGTASICFLDWSRKLIVGNAKTERVTGIWSGERLREYQRMFLSKKRKSHQVCCECGQLSHGQPDDIDEFAEMLLDKLRDK
- the rfbF gene encoding glucose-1-phosphate cytidylyltransferase; this translates as MKAVILAGGLGTRISEESHLKPKPMIEIGDRPILWHILKIYGFYGINDFIICCGYKGYLIKEYFANYRLHMSDVTFDMKSDQVEVHQNNSEDWRVTLVDTGENTNTGGRLKRVQKYLKNEDCFCFTYGDGVANIEIDKLVKFHKQQGTAATLTSVQPPGRFGSISINQHKITSFKEKPLGDGSWINGGFFVLNQDIFRYIEGDLSVWERDPLERLAADGQLSAYQHTGFWQPMDTLRDKVHLEELWQKNQAPWKVWK